A genomic segment from Microbulbifer elongatus encodes:
- a CDS encoding DUF4380 domain-containing protein, with protein MLQERIGNLPFIVGLAAALTAASAGAEPSGIQLSKDKLSLVLDPAYGGRITELRYGEKDLLSLARPSGNNFGSTFWLSPQSLWQWPPVPEHDHQPYSVITQGDDSASLASAPGAGAKVYKTVSVESDQRIAVHYRIDAEQDFPEVAAWEITRVPKRGLAFAPVNADTVKTVRGEVAYTLDKDTLWLPLNEDAPLVEGKVIANGSEGWLAYVVDQLLYLKVYPPVAAADMATGEGDIELYLSGESPYLELEVQSAAHQLRQEEALSWTVNWLVVPVPEALAVHTGSPALLDFVRNQVRAFSHN; from the coding sequence ATGCTGCAAGAACGCATCGGAAATCTGCCGTTCATCGTGGGACTCGCTGCCGCGCTGACAGCCGCAAGCGCCGGCGCGGAGCCCTCCGGTATCCAGCTCAGCAAGGACAAGCTCTCCCTGGTACTGGATCCCGCCTACGGCGGCAGGATCACGGAGCTTCGGTACGGAGAAAAAGATCTGTTGTCGCTGGCCAGGCCCAGCGGCAACAACTTCGGCTCCACCTTCTGGCTCAGCCCCCAATCCCTGTGGCAGTGGCCACCGGTGCCCGAGCACGATCACCAACCCTATTCGGTCATTACGCAGGGGGATGATTCCGCGAGCCTCGCCAGTGCTCCCGGTGCCGGAGCCAAGGTGTACAAAACCGTATCGGTGGAAAGCGACCAGCGTATCGCCGTGCATTACCGGATCGATGCCGAACAGGATTTTCCGGAAGTCGCCGCCTGGGAGATTACCCGCGTTCCCAAGCGCGGGCTGGCATTTGCCCCGGTCAACGCCGACACGGTCAAAACCGTGCGTGGAGAAGTGGCCTACACCCTGGACAAAGACACCCTCTGGCTTCCTCTCAACGAAGATGCGCCATTGGTCGAAGGTAAGGTCATTGCCAATGGCAGTGAGGGCTGGCTCGCCTACGTGGTAGATCAGCTGCTCTACCTCAAAGTCTACCCTCCTGTGGCCGCCGCAGACATGGCCACGGGAGAAGGGGACATCGAACTCTACCTGAGCGGTGAATCTCCCTATCTGGAACTGGAGGTGCAGAGTGCAGCACACCAGCTCCGACAGGAAGAAGCCTTGTCCTGGACAGTGAACTGGCTGGTGGTGCCGGTTCCGGAAGCGCTCGCGGTACACACCGGTTCACCCGCGCTGCTGGACTTTGTTCGCAATCAGGTCAGGGCGTTCTCCCACAACTGA
- a CDS encoding glycoside hydrolase family 3 protein — translation MSYLKSLSASIMLATALTACSEPENSSDNATHTPQATENQPIQTEQYSLENWPKLAPAFPKDEKLEARIADLLSQMTLEEKVGQMMQAEIKSITPEEVKKYHIGSILNGGGTFPNNDKFATPDDWRQLADAYFAASMDTSDGGVAIPIIWGSDAVHGHNNVIGATLFPHNIGLGAARDPDLIRRIGEATAREVAVTGVDWTFAPTIAVVRDDRWGRTFESYSEDPEIVAAYAREMIKGIQGDKNTEEFLDGRHLVSAAKHFVGDGGTTRGIDRGDTLVSEKELAEIHAAGYFTALESGVQSVMASFNSWNGKRLHGHKYLLTDVLKERLGFDGFVVGDWNGHRFVDGCSIDSCAAAVNAGLDMFMITSEWKALLENTLAQVKSGEIPMSRIDDAVSRILRVKIRAGLFERDRPLAGKNGILGSPEHRAIAREAVRKSLVLLKNNDQLLPVDARQKILVAGDGADNISKQSGGWTISWQGTGNTAEDFPGATSIYTGIKQAVDAAGGQVVLRENGALAPEDFAGEKPDVAIVVFGEDPYAEWHGDLASIEFQLGSKQDQELLQKIKAQNIPVISVFLSGRPLWVNKELNLSDAFVAAWLPGSEGAGVADVLLTDAEGNKRYDFTGRLSFSWPELVHQTVINRDDEEYAPLFSYGYGLDYASDVQLANNLNEDGESYVDGALEDAWLMVSRPQAPWKLFIADGEQEPVWVSGNLASSADDNITVASIDMLSQEDARALTWKGLRAGSVVLETQKPQDLSRYLNEGAALTMDIRIDEAPVAPVFAQISCAGEACNGALPLQSTLQALPQGDWSQVTIDLQCFAKAGADFSKVSQGLSLHSEGKLAMAVANIKFVPGAAEQAQIRCGS, via the coding sequence ATGTCTTACCTGAAATCCCTGTCAGCAAGCATCATGCTGGCAACGGCCCTTACTGCCTGCAGCGAGCCTGAAAACAGCTCCGATAACGCCACCCATACGCCGCAGGCAACGGAAAATCAGCCGATACAAACCGAACAGTATTCCCTGGAAAACTGGCCCAAACTGGCGCCGGCTTTCCCCAAAGACGAAAAACTCGAAGCCCGTATTGCCGACCTGCTGTCTCAGATGACACTGGAAGAAAAAGTCGGCCAGATGATGCAGGCAGAAATCAAATCCATTACGCCGGAAGAAGTCAAAAAATACCATATCGGCTCCATTCTCAACGGCGGTGGTACCTTCCCGAACAACGACAAATTCGCCACACCCGACGATTGGCGACAGCTGGCCGACGCCTACTTTGCCGCGTCTATGGACACCTCTGACGGCGGCGTTGCGATTCCGATCATCTGGGGCAGTGACGCTGTCCACGGTCACAACAATGTGATCGGCGCAACCCTGTTCCCGCACAATATCGGCCTCGGCGCCGCCCGCGACCCGGACCTGATCCGCCGCATTGGCGAAGCCACCGCCCGCGAAGTGGCGGTCACCGGTGTCGACTGGACCTTTGCGCCCACCATTGCCGTGGTACGCGACGACCGCTGGGGGCGCACCTTTGAAAGCTACTCCGAAGACCCGGAAATCGTCGCCGCTTACGCCCGGGAGATGATCAAGGGAATCCAGGGAGATAAAAACACCGAAGAATTTCTCGACGGCCGCCACCTGGTTTCCGCCGCCAAACATTTTGTTGGCGACGGCGGCACCACCCGCGGAATTGACCGGGGCGATACCCTGGTCAGTGAAAAAGAACTGGCCGAGATCCACGCCGCCGGTTACTTCACCGCACTGGAGTCCGGCGTGCAATCGGTGATGGCCTCCTTCAACAGCTGGAACGGCAAACGTCTGCACGGACATAAATACCTGCTCACCGACGTACTCAAAGAGCGCCTCGGGTTTGACGGCTTTGTGGTGGGCGACTGGAACGGCCACCGCTTCGTGGATGGCTGCTCCATCGACAGCTGTGCCGCGGCGGTCAATGCCGGCCTGGATATGTTCATGATCACTTCCGAGTGGAAGGCGCTGTTGGAAAACACCCTCGCCCAGGTCAAGAGTGGGGAGATTCCCATGAGCCGCATCGACGATGCGGTCAGCCGTATCCTGCGGGTAAAAATCCGCGCGGGGCTGTTTGAGCGGGATCGTCCGCTGGCGGGTAAAAACGGTATTCTCGGCAGTCCGGAGCACCGTGCCATCGCCCGCGAGGCCGTGCGCAAGTCCCTGGTATTACTCAAAAATAATGATCAACTGCTGCCGGTAGATGCGCGTCAGAAAATTCTGGTGGCCGGTGACGGTGCCGACAACATCTCCAAACAGAGCGGCGGCTGGACCATCTCCTGGCAGGGAACCGGCAACACCGCCGAAGACTTCCCCGGTGCCACCTCCATTTATACCGGTATCAAACAGGCGGTGGATGCCGCCGGTGGCCAGGTTGTCTTGAGAGAAAATGGCGCGCTGGCACCAGAAGACTTTGCGGGCGAGAAGCCCGACGTGGCCATCGTGGTATTTGGCGAAGATCCTTACGCCGAGTGGCACGGGGACCTGGCCAGCATCGAATTCCAGCTGGGCAGTAAACAGGATCAGGAATTGCTGCAGAAAATCAAAGCGCAGAATATTCCGGTCATCAGTGTATTCCTGTCCGGCCGCCCCCTGTGGGTCAACAAGGAGCTGAACCTGTCGGATGCCTTCGTGGCGGCCTGGCTGCCGGGCTCGGAAGGCGCCGGGGTTGCCGATGTGCTGCTGACCGATGCCGAGGGCAACAAGCGCTACGACTTCACCGGCCGCCTCTCGTTCAGCTGGCCGGAGCTGGTACACCAGACCGTTATCAACCGTGACGACGAAGAATATGCGCCGCTGTTCAGCTACGGCTACGGTCTCGACTACGCCAGCGATGTACAACTGGCCAACAATCTCAACGAAGATGGTGAGTCCTACGTAGATGGTGCACTGGAAGACGCCTGGCTGATGGTCTCGCGCCCACAGGCACCGTGGAAACTGTTTATTGCCGACGGCGAACAGGAGCCGGTCTGGGTCAGCGGCAACCTCGCCAGCAGCGCCGATGACAATATCACCGTGGCCTCCATCGATATGCTGTCTCAGGAAGATGCCCGCGCCCTCACCTGGAAAGGACTGCGCGCCGGTAGCGTGGTACTGGAAACCCAGAAGCCCCAGGACCTCAGCCGTTACCTGAATGAAGGTGCCGCTCTCACCATGGACATCCGCATCGATGAAGCGCCGGTAGCGCCGGTATTCGCACAGATTTCCTGCGCCGGTGAAGCGTGCAATGGTGCTCTGCCCCTGCAAAGTACACTTCAGGCCCTGCCGCAAGGGGACTGGTCCCAGGTCACCATCGACCTGCAATGCTTTGCCAAGGCCGGGGCGGATTTCTCGAAAGTTTCCCAGGGCCTGTCTCTGCATAGTGAGGGCAAACTGGCCATGGCTGTGGCCAACATCAAGTTTGTGCCCGGCGCGGCAGAACAGGCACAGATTCGCTGCGGGAGCTGA
- a CDS encoding TonB-dependent receptor: MVRFKRDQLAAAVTAVLAGFFSGGIYAQSDEEATTSQALEEVVVTVERREQTLQSVAGVAQSFDQDSLDRLGVGTNFQNLQNVVPGLNIADQEGNMEIYIRGVGSSNNTELGDPAAATHLNGVYIPRPRGIGAMFYDIARVEVKKGPQGTLRGRNATAGTLNIVANRPDLDGTSADLEVSAGNFNNFGARGAVNLPVTDTFALRLAGYTEQHDPYFSNASANSTLDAAGSEDVQSFRLSALWEVGENTSLYVVADQTQEGGTGYPGAQIKQALQSGYDFDDLDDPRAVLYRGTEGDLDSTHTGIMAVLTHDFDGFSVELSSSYWDLDFKQTNASNDGVYYPGHDDVNQENYSTQYWDTQSESVVNELRFFSNGDGALSWTAGIFQFDEDQAAGLMSLTDVAGIENWYNATEWVMPDVDGSSLAVYADVSYDFTEQLTGFAGIRRTEEEKYRYGTGGNYGFGFWAGEDRPESIRWGSPGFVYDGLSRDEYDLSKIDALSYLLSGIKSFGVDDNFDEIAVCLQDSDSCAFGSDMEGGYYGPQQQEGSYEEDYVDFRIGGTYQLTEDNMLFASIASGHKSGGFNDSLVDPNGDLIAIPYAPEKLVMYEVGSKNELTLGNVPTRLNASAFFYDYTDQVFQMIVATADDEGASSLQNRNIADSEITGLELESKFLLPADLMLDMTALWLNAEIKEGTMADTRQGWGTDLPIVDISGKRLPQASEFTMTMALSQQLDTSAGTFDWSVSAMYRSDYYLSIWNNTDYDLVDGETVIGSDPDYADQVDGYVNVDAGIGFTDNSGKYRVELYGANLTDITVSNKGIIDHGNNIRFTNLPRTYGARFKVNF, encoded by the coding sequence ATGGTGCGATTCAAGCGAGATCAACTGGCTGCGGCTGTGACCGCAGTTCTGGCTGGGTTCTTTAGCGGTGGGATTTACGCCCAATCTGACGAAGAAGCCACCACGTCACAAGCCCTGGAAGAAGTGGTAGTCACCGTTGAACGCCGTGAGCAGACCTTGCAAAGCGTCGCCGGCGTCGCCCAGTCCTTCGACCAGGACAGCCTCGACCGTCTCGGTGTGGGTACCAACTTCCAGAACCTGCAAAACGTGGTTCCCGGCCTCAATATTGCCGATCAGGAAGGCAATATGGAGATCTACATTCGCGGTGTAGGCTCCAGTAACAACACCGAGCTGGGTGACCCGGCCGCCGCCACCCACCTAAACGGCGTGTACATTCCCCGCCCCCGCGGTATTGGCGCCATGTTCTACGATATTGCCCGGGTCGAAGTTAAGAAAGGCCCTCAGGGCACCCTGCGCGGACGCAACGCCACCGCCGGCACCCTCAACATTGTGGCCAACCGCCCGGACCTGGATGGCACCAGTGCAGACCTGGAAGTCTCCGCTGGCAACTTCAACAACTTCGGCGCTCGCGGTGCCGTGAACCTGCCGGTCACCGATACCTTCGCCCTGCGTCTCGCCGGCTACACCGAGCAACACGACCCCTACTTCAGCAACGCCAGCGCCAACAGCACCCTGGATGCCGCCGGCAGTGAAGACGTCCAGTCCTTCCGTCTCTCCGCCCTGTGGGAAGTCGGTGAGAATACTTCACTCTATGTGGTCGCCGACCAGACCCAGGAAGGCGGCACCGGTTATCCCGGTGCCCAGATCAAGCAGGCGCTGCAGTCCGGCTACGATTTCGATGACCTGGACGATCCGCGTGCGGTGCTCTATCGCGGCACCGAGGGCGACCTGGATTCCACCCACACCGGTATCATGGCGGTACTGACCCACGACTTTGACGGCTTCTCCGTAGAACTGTCGAGCAGCTACTGGGATCTGGACTTCAAACAGACCAACGCGTCCAACGACGGTGTGTATTACCCGGGTCACGATGACGTCAACCAGGAAAACTACAGCACCCAGTACTGGGACACCCAGTCTGAGTCCGTGGTCAACGAGCTGCGCTTCTTCTCCAATGGCGACGGCGCACTGTCCTGGACTGCGGGTATCTTCCAGTTCGATGAAGACCAGGCAGCAGGCCTGATGAGCCTCACCGACGTTGCCGGCATCGAAAACTGGTACAACGCCACTGAGTGGGTCATGCCCGACGTGGATGGCTCCTCCCTCGCGGTGTACGCGGACGTTTCCTATGACTTCACCGAACAGCTGACCGGCTTTGCCGGCATTCGCCGCACCGAGGAAGAAAAGTACCGTTACGGCACCGGCGGCAACTACGGCTTTGGCTTCTGGGCCGGAGAGGACCGCCCCGAATCCATCCGCTGGGGCAGCCCCGGCTTCGTCTATGACGGTCTCTCCCGCGACGAGTACGACCTGAGCAAAATTGATGCACTGAGCTATCTGCTATCCGGCATCAAGAGCTTCGGTGTCGACGATAACTTCGATGAAATCGCCGTGTGCCTGCAGGACAGCGACAGCTGTGCCTTCGGTTCCGACATGGAGGGTGGCTACTACGGCCCGCAGCAACAGGAAGGTTCCTACGAGGAAGACTATGTCGACTTCCGTATCGGCGGTACTTACCAGCTGACCGAAGACAATATGCTGTTTGCCAGCATTGCCTCCGGCCACAAGTCTGGCGGCTTCAACGACAGCCTGGTGGATCCCAATGGCGATCTGATCGCCATCCCCTACGCACCGGAAAAACTGGTGATGTATGAAGTGGGCAGCAAAAACGAACTCACCCTCGGCAACGTCCCCACGCGACTGAATGCTTCCGCGTTCTTCTACGACTACACCGATCAGGTGTTCCAGATGATTGTGGCCACTGCAGACGATGAGGGCGCGAGCTCCCTGCAAAACCGCAATATCGCGGACTCCGAAATCACCGGTCTGGAACTGGAAAGCAAATTCCTGCTGCCCGCGGACCTGATGCTGGACATGACCGCTCTGTGGCTGAATGCGGAAATCAAGGAAGGCACCATGGCGGACACCCGCCAGGGCTGGGGCACCGATCTGCCGATCGTGGATATTTCCGGCAAGCGCCTGCCGCAGGCTTCAGAATTCACCATGACCATGGCTCTGTCCCAGCAGCTGGATACCTCCGCAGGTACCTTCGACTGGTCTGTTTCCGCCATGTACCGCAGCGATTACTACCTGAGTATCTGGAACAACACCGACTACGACCTGGTAGATGGTGAGACCGTCATCGGTAGTGATCCGGATTACGCGGATCAAGTGGATGGATACGTGAATGTGGATGCGGGTATTGGCTTCACCGACAACTCCGGTAAATACCGCGTTGAACTTTATGGGGCCAATTTGACCGACATAACCGTCTCTAATAAGGGAATCATTGATCACGGCAACAACATTAGATTCACCAATCTGCCGCGCACTTACGGCGCGCGCTTCAAGGTGAACTTCTAA
- a CDS encoding helix-turn-helix domain-containing protein, producing the protein MDILLFNVHDIVLMMTSYQCLLFALLLTAVRSEQKFSFLLLAAFLVTQAMIPMDTLISYGAGVRQWAIDTSPNLFYVFGFAYWLEGPVLLWYTRSLIYKDYRLARSDLVYLLPFLGYALYEYFTYFRFDSATKIAMLEGYTPYGETLVNLIIGFGRESLRLLFGVFCLIEIRNCRRQMRDTYSNVERIDFKWLLILVWGFLLLRGWAVLVNVALTLAAQTDVPVDFRIMGLASNYTVFILISAMIFFSLSYASMFEGIDRKQDGGEAPVPDAPAGEMEEEVKPAVDTALADRIARFMETEKPYLEPSLTLEQLAGKLDVPKRSVSNTINRHFERNFFEFVNQYRIEEAKNKLSDPDCVDLTVMDILLDSGFNTKATFNAFFKKLVGMTPTEYRKNALRGQSLPEKTASVQ; encoded by the coding sequence ATGGATATCCTCCTGTTTAACGTGCACGACATCGTCCTGATGATGACGAGTTACCAGTGCCTGCTATTCGCATTGCTGCTCACGGCGGTGCGCAGTGAACAGAAATTCAGCTTCCTGCTGTTGGCCGCGTTTCTGGTGACCCAGGCCATGATTCCCATGGATACACTGATCAGCTACGGGGCCGGTGTGCGTCAATGGGCGATCGATACCTCGCCGAATCTGTTTTACGTGTTCGGTTTCGCCTACTGGCTGGAGGGGCCGGTACTGCTGTGGTACACCCGCTCGCTGATCTATAAGGACTACCGTCTGGCCCGTTCGGACCTGGTGTATCTGCTGCCATTTCTCGGTTACGCCCTGTACGAGTACTTCACCTACTTCCGCTTCGACAGCGCCACCAAAATTGCCATGCTGGAGGGGTATACCCCCTACGGCGAAACCCTGGTGAACCTGATTATCGGCTTTGGTCGCGAGTCTTTGCGCCTGCTGTTCGGGGTCTTCTGCCTGATCGAGATTCGCAACTGTCGGCGCCAGATGCGCGATACCTACTCCAATGTGGAGCGCATCGACTTCAAATGGCTGCTGATTCTGGTGTGGGGCTTTTTATTGCTGCGTGGTTGGGCGGTGCTGGTCAATGTGGCCCTGACTCTGGCTGCACAAACCGACGTGCCGGTGGACTTCCGGATCATGGGGCTGGCCAGCAATTACACGGTATTTATCCTGATCAGTGCGATGATCTTCTTCAGCCTCAGCTACGCGTCCATGTTCGAGGGGATCGATCGCAAGCAGGACGGAGGCGAGGCACCTGTCCCGGACGCCCCTGCCGGGGAGATGGAGGAAGAGGTCAAGCCGGCGGTGGACACCGCGTTGGCGGATCGTATTGCCCGCTTCATGGAGACAGAAAAGCCCTACCTGGAGCCCTCTCTGACGCTGGAGCAGCTGGCCGGCAAGCTGGATGTGCCCAAGCGCAGCGTTTCCAACACCATCAACCGACACTTTGAACGGAATTTCTTTGAGTTCGTGAATCAGTATCGGATCGAAGAGGCCAAAAACAAGCTGAGTGACCCGGACTGCGTGGATCTCACGGTCATGGATATCCTGCTGGACAGTGGCTTCAACACCAAGGCCACATTCAATGCTTTCTTTAAGAAGTTGGTGGGTATGACGCCGACGGAATACCGCAAGAACGCGCTCCGCGGACAGAGTTTGCCGGAAAAAACTGCGTCCGTGCAGTGA
- a CDS encoding sugar porter family MFS transporter — protein sequence MQAIENSVDGIQGAAQSRQDAPPLPFIVLICGVATIGGFLFGFDSGVINGTVTGLQQAFNSNTAGTGFNVASMLLGCAVGAFFAGRLADRWGRKTLLLISAVFFILSAWGSGIATSSPEFVVYRILGGLAVGAASVMSPAYISEIAPAAIRGRLITINQIAIISGLFAAFVSNYWLANTAGSAVNEWWMGFTAWRWMFWIEIAPATLFFLALLMIPESPRYLVLSKQTARAREVLGKLYGEAAVNEKLESIRQSVAADHRPRMSDLLESAGQRVGKVRKIVWVGIGLAVFQQLVGINVVFYYGAVLWQAVGFSESDALLINIISGGVSIAACLITMALIDRIGRKPLLLVGSIGMAVTLGLVAFAFANSSLVDGKLQLSQSMGLLALIAANAYVFFFNGSWGPAMWTMLGEMFPNQIRGSGLAVSGLAQWVANFAITMTFPIMLTGIGLAGAYGIYTLFALLSVAFVLYMVHETKGLELEQMRG from the coding sequence ATGCAAGCGATTGAGAACTCCGTCGATGGCATTCAGGGCGCCGCCCAGAGCCGTCAAGACGCACCTCCCCTACCCTTTATCGTGCTGATCTGTGGTGTGGCCACAATCGGTGGTTTTCTGTTCGGTTTCGACAGTGGCGTGATCAACGGCACCGTCACCGGACTGCAGCAGGCATTCAACTCCAATACCGCTGGGACCGGCTTCAATGTGGCATCCATGCTGCTCGGCTGCGCGGTGGGTGCCTTTTTTGCCGGGCGCCTGGCGGACCGCTGGGGACGCAAAACCCTGCTGCTGATTTCCGCAGTATTTTTTATTTTAAGTGCCTGGGGTTCTGGTATCGCGACCAGTTCGCCGGAGTTCGTGGTGTATCGCATTCTGGGCGGTCTGGCGGTGGGCGCCGCCAGTGTGATGTCGCCGGCTTATATCAGTGAGATTGCCCCGGCGGCCATCCGTGGACGCCTGATCACGATCAACCAGATCGCCATTATTTCCGGGTTGTTCGCTGCATTTGTCAGCAACTACTGGCTGGCCAACACCGCCGGCTCAGCCGTGAATGAGTGGTGGATGGGCTTTACCGCCTGGCGCTGGATGTTCTGGATCGAAATTGCCCCCGCCACCCTGTTCTTCCTCGCGCTTCTGATGATTCCGGAAAGCCCGCGCTACCTGGTGCTGTCGAAGCAGACGGCCCGTGCCCGCGAAGTACTGGGCAAACTGTATGGCGAAGCCGCTGTAAACGAAAAGCTGGAGAGTATTCGCCAGTCGGTCGCAGCGGATCACCGCCCGCGCATGTCGGATCTGCTGGAAAGTGCCGGTCAACGGGTCGGCAAGGTCCGCAAAATCGTCTGGGTGGGTATCGGCCTGGCGGTATTCCAGCAGCTGGTGGGCATCAACGTGGTGTTCTACTACGGTGCGGTACTGTGGCAGGCGGTGGGCTTCTCCGAGTCCGACGCCCTGCTGATCAATATCATTTCCGGCGGCGTCAGCATCGCAGCCTGCCTGATCACCATGGCACTGATCGACAGAATCGGCCGCAAGCCGCTGCTGCTGGTAGGCTCCATCGGTATGGCGGTGACCCTTGGCCTGGTGGCCTTTGCTTTCGCCAACTCGTCCCTGGTGGACGGTAAATTACAGCTCTCCCAGAGCATGGGCCTGCTGGCACTGATCGCAGCCAACGCCTACGTGTTCTTCTTCAATGGCTCCTGGGGGCCGGCCATGTGGACCATGCTTGGTGAGATGTTCCCCAACCAGATCCGCGGCTCCGGCCTGGCGGTTTCCGGTCTGGCGCAGTGGGTAGCAAACTTTGCCATCACCATGACCTTCCCGATTATGCTGACCGGCATCGGCCTGGCGGGCGCCTATGGTATCTACACTCTGTTCGCACTGCTCTCTGTGGCGTTTGTACTGTATATGGTGCACGAGACCAAAGGGTTAGAGCTGGAACAGATGCGCGGCTAA
- the bglX gene encoding beta-glucosidase BglX: protein MKQHPLYVGVMAGLLSLAATLPLQAANETTRFSAPQNQQQQQEGIESQIQSLLAQMSVHEKIGQLALRDWGTFGASDMKAVKQAVREGRVSGFLNVNFSAVDKNAFEELQRIAVEESPLGIPLLFGQDVIHGYETIFPIPLGQAASWNPELIRNGARIAAQEASADGIRWTFAPMIDISRDPRWGRIAETLGEDPLLTSVLGVAMVEGFQTGNLADPTSLAACGKHFAGYGAAEGGRDYNSAYIPERLLRDIYLPPFKAGIDAGMQSIMSTYSTLNDVPGTGSPFLFKQILRDEWGFDGFVVSDWNAVMEMVPHGFARDAKHAATLAANAGIDMEMHTDTYEQFLPQLMDEGKFSEAQLDTAVANILRVKLRLDLWNHPYPRAKSKAEREQIIRNDDFLSAAKDAAKESFVLLKNEKQLLPLKKGQTVAVIGPLAEAPHEQLGTWIYNGDKRHSHTLLPALRQMVGDTAKILYAAGLEYSRDTRTRGFKAALKAARQADVILYVGGEESILSGEGHSRGDIRLPGAQAELVAELAKTGKPLAMVLMAGRPLQLDETLEQADAVMMAWHPGTMAGPALADVLYGETSPSGRLPLTWPVGAGQIPIYYNHLATGRPATDDNYTRIDKIGQEVFQHQPGNSSNLLDYGHKPLFPFGYGLTYSDFAYADLELSSTTLDVNGQLTVSATITNTGKRTATETAQLYVRDLVGSVSRPVRELKGFERITLAPGESQRVQFTVAASDLAFHNAQMEQVIEPGEFRVWVAPDAQSGLESGFTLR from the coding sequence ATGAAACAGCATCCACTTTACGTCGGCGTTATGGCCGGGCTTCTTTCCCTCGCAGCCACTCTGCCCCTGCAGGCCGCCAACGAAACCACGCGCTTCAGCGCCCCCCAAAACCAGCAGCAACAGCAAGAAGGCATCGAATCCCAGATCCAGAGCCTGCTGGCGCAGATGTCCGTTCACGAGAAAATCGGCCAACTGGCCCTGCGCGACTGGGGCACCTTCGGTGCGTCGGACATGAAGGCCGTCAAGCAGGCCGTGCGCGAAGGACGCGTGAGTGGCTTTCTGAACGTGAACTTCAGCGCTGTGGACAAGAATGCGTTTGAGGAATTGCAACGCATCGCCGTGGAGGAAAGCCCACTGGGCATCCCGCTGCTGTTCGGTCAGGACGTGATCCACGGCTATGAAACCATCTTCCCCATCCCCCTTGGCCAGGCCGCCAGCTGGAATCCGGAACTGATCAGAAACGGCGCCCGCATCGCCGCTCAGGAGGCCAGCGCCGACGGTATCCGCTGGACCTTTGCCCCGATGATTGACATCAGCCGTGACCCGCGCTGGGGCCGCATCGCGGAAACCCTGGGGGAAGACCCACTGCTCACCTCCGTTCTCGGTGTCGCCATGGTGGAAGGCTTCCAGACCGGCAACCTCGCCGACCCAACCAGCCTCGCCGCCTGCGGCAAACACTTTGCCGGCTACGGCGCGGCGGAGGGCGGCCGCGACTACAACAGTGCCTATATTCCGGAGCGCCTGCTGCGCGACATCTACCTGCCGCCGTTCAAAGCCGGTATCGATGCGGGCATGCAGAGCATCATGAGCACCTACAGCACCCTGAACGATGTGCCGGGCACCGGCAGTCCCTTCCTGTTTAAACAGATATTGCGCGACGAATGGGGTTTTGATGGCTTCGTGGTCAGTGACTGGAACGCCGTTATGGAAATGGTACCCCACGGGTTTGCCCGCGACGCCAAGCACGCGGCCACCCTCGCTGCCAATGCCGGAATCGATATGGAGATGCACACCGACACTTACGAGCAATTCCTGCCGCAGCTGATGGACGAAGGCAAGTTCTCGGAAGCGCAACTGGACACAGCGGTGGCCAATATTCTGCGGGTCAAACTGCGCCTGGATCTGTGGAACCACCCCTACCCCCGCGCCAAATCCAAAGCGGAGCGCGAACAGATCATTCGCAACGATGACTTCCTCAGCGCCGCCAAGGACGCAGCCAAAGAATCCTTCGTGCTGCTGAAAAACGAAAAACAGTTACTGCCGCTGAAAAAAGGGCAGACCGTTGCCGTCATCGGCCCCCTGGCGGAAGCCCCCCATGAACAGCTGGGCACCTGGATTTATAACGGCGACAAGCGGCACTCCCACACCCTGCTACCGGCTCTGCGTCAGATGGTGGGTGACACTGCCAAGATTCTCTATGCAGCCGGCCTTGAATACAGCCGTGACACGCGGACCCGCGGCTTCAAAGCGGCGCTCAAGGCCGCCAGACAAGCCGACGTGATTCTGTATGTCGGCGGTGAGGAATCCATTCTTTCCGGCGAAGGCCACAGCCGTGGCGATATCCGCCTGCCCGGCGCCCAGGCCGAACTGGTGGCAGAACTGGCAAAAACCGGCAAGCCGCTGGCGATGGTGTTGATGGCCGGCCGCCCGCTGCAATTGGATGAGACGCTGGAACAGGCAGACGCGGTAATGATGGCCTGGCATCCGGGCACCATGGCAGGCCCGGCACTGGCGGATGTGCTGTACGGGGAAACCTCCCCCTCCGGGCGCCTGCCGTTGACCTGGCCGGTGGGCGCGGGCCAGATCCCGATTTACTACAACCACCTGGCCACCGGCCGCCCGGCCACCGACGACAACTACACCCGCATCGACAAGATCGGCCAGGAAGTGTTCCAGCACCAGCCGGGCAACTCATCCAACCTGCTGGACTACGGACACAAGCCGCTTTTCCCGTTTGGTTACGGATTAACCTACAGCGACTTTGCATACGCCGACCTGGAACTTTCCAGCACCACGCTGGATGTCAACGGCCAGCTCACGGTATCCGCCACCATTACCAACACGGGGAAAAGGACCGCTACCGAAACCGCGCAATTGTATGTGCGCGATCTGGTGGGCAGCGTGTCGCGGCCGGTGCGCGAGCTGAAAGGCTTCGAGCGGATCACCCTCGCGCCGGGGGAATCGCAACGGGTGCAGTTCACCGTGGCGGCGAGTGACCTGGCCTTCCACAACGCACAGATGGAACAGGTCATCGAGCCCGGCGAATTCCGCGTGTGGGTGGCACCGGATGCCCAGTCGGGTCTGGAAAGCGGTTTCACCCTGCGCTAA